Proteins encoded by one window of Sorex araneus isolate mSorAra2 chromosome 3, mSorAra2.pri, whole genome shotgun sequence:
- the PHLDB1 gene encoding pleckstrin homology-like domain family B member 1 isoform X8 has translation MRRLGRGPRWTPRPQDHWRPRAMDTVNRNQVGPGGKNPAVVQKGPLDLIETGKGLKVQTDKPHLVSLGSGRLSTAITLLPLEEGKTVIGSAARDISLQGPGLAPEHCYIENLRGTLTLYPCGNACTIDGLPVRKPTRLTQGCMLCLGQSTFLRFNHPAEAKWMKSMIPAGGRAPGPPYGSGPAEPEGLMNGNHAPPPAPRGPATCASHSSLVSSIEKDLQDIMDSLVLGEPTVAPMKPAATSPLSPMANGGRYLLSPPTSPGAMSMGSSYENTSPAFSPLSSPASSGSCASHSPSGQEPAPSMPPLVPARSSSYHLALQPPQTRPSGARPSESPRLGRKGGLERPPSPGLRGLLTDSPAATVLAEARRATESPRLGGQLPVVAISLSEYPASGARGQPTSTPGSPKVQPPVPAPRSKMVTLQDRPPSPFHELPGAERVLPASPARQLVGRTYSEGSAARALPPPESPRLSRRGVDSMRELPPLSPSLSRRALSPMSARSPSETKLSRDVAESPRPRRWAAHGATPEDFSLTSSARGRRTRSPSPTLGESLAPRKGSLSGRLSPAYSLGSLTGPSPRQSPRVQRKLSTGDLRVPVGRERKNSITEISDNEDELLEYHRRQRQERLREQEMERLERQRLETILNLCAEYSRADGGPEAGELPSIGEATAALALAGRRPSRGLAGARGGTGRSGEEPGGATARLWESLERSDEENLKEESSSTESTQQEHEDTPSTKLQGEVLALEEERAQALARVEQLKVRVKELEQQLQESAREAEMERALLQGEREAERTLLQKEQKAVEQLQEKLGTLETGIQKERDKERAELAAGRRHLEAHQALYAELRTQLDNCPESVREQLQEQLRREAEVLETETKLFEDLEFQQLERESRAEEERELAGQGLLRSKAELLLCVAKRKERLAILDSQAGQIRAQAVQESERLAREKNASLQLLQKEKEKLAMLERRYHVLTGGRPFPKSTSTLKEVYRSKMDGEAASPLPRTRSGLLPSSSGSSSSSSQLSVATLGRSPSPKNTLVAQNCTGSLPRNLAATLQDIENKRQLALQQKAESLLAEPLPTDNPAGQQVIEEQRRRLAELKQKAVADAQCQWEALHGTAPYPPLMHHSILHHLPAGREHGEEGPHAYDTLSLESSDSMDTSISTGAASACSPDNMSSASGLDVGKIEEMEKLLKEAHAEKSRLVESREREMELRRQALEEERRRREQVERRLQSESARRQQLVEKEVKLREKQFSQARPLTRYLPIRKEDFDLKTHIESSGHGVDTCLHVVLSSKVCRGYLVKMGGKIKSWKKRWFVFDRLKRTLSYYVDKHETKLKGVIYFQAIEEVYYDHLRSAAKKKFLSFTLVTESPNPALTFCVKTHDRLYYMVAPSAEAMRIWMDVIVTGAEGYTQFMN, from the exons GTTGCATGCTATGCCTGGGCCAGTCCACCTTCCTCCGCTTTAACCACCCCGCTGAAGCCAAGTGGATGAAGAGCATGATCCCGGCAGGGGgccgggcccctgggcccccctaCGGCTCTGGCCCTG CCGAGCCGGAAGGCCTGATGAACGGGAACCACGCCCCGCCTCCCGCACCCCGGGGCCCGGCCACCTGTGCCAGCCACAGCTCCCTGGTGAGCTCCATCGAGAAGGATCTCCAGGACATCATGGACTCGCTGGTGCTGGGGGAGCCCACCGTGGCCCCCATGAAGCCCGCAGCCACATCGCCCCTGTCCCCGATGGCCAACGGGGGGCGCTACCTGCTGTCTCCCCCGACCAGCCCCGGGGCCATGTCCATGGGCTCCAGCTACGAGAACACCTCGCCAGCCTTTTCTCCGCTCTCCTCGCCAGCCAGCAGTGGGAGCTGTGCCAGTCACTCACCCAGCGGGCAGGAGCCAGCCCCTTCCATGCCCccactggtgcctgctcgctcCTCCAGCTACCAtctggccctgcagcccccgcAGACTCGACCGAGTGGGGCCCGCCCCTCCGAGAGCCCCCGGCTGGGCAGGAAAGGGGGTCTCGAGagaccccccagccccggccttcGGGGCTTGCTGACAGACAGCCCGGCAGCCACGGTGTTGGCAGAGGCCCGCAGAGCCACGGAGAGCCCCCGGCTGGGTGGGCAGCTGCCCGTGGTGGCCATCAGCCTGAGTGAATACCCAGCATCCGGTGCTCGGGGCCAACCCACCAGcactcctgggagccccaaggtCCAGCCTCCCGTCCCGGCCCCCCGGAGCAAGATGGTCACCCTCCAGGACCGGCCGCCCAGTCCTTTCCACGAGCTGCCCGGCGCTGAGCGGGTGCTGCCAGCTAGCCCCGCGCGCCAGCTGGTGGGCAGGACCTATTCGGAGGGCTCAGCCGCCAGGGCTCTGCCGCCCCCCGAGAGCCCCCGCCTCAGCCGGCGGGGGGTGGACAGCATGCGGGAGCTCCCTCCCTTGAGCCCGTCTCTATCCCGCCGGGCCCTGTCCCCCATGTCTGCCCGGAGCCCCTCGGAAACCAAGCTGAGCAGGGACGTGGCCGAGAGCCCCCGGCCCCGGCGCTGGGCTGCCCACGGGGCCACCCCAGAGGACTTTTCCCTGACGTCGAGTGCCCGGGGCCGCAGGACACGGAGCCCCTCGCCCACCCTGGGGGAGTCCCTGGCGCCCCGCAAGGGCAGCCTCAGTGGCAGACTGAGCCCCGCCTACAGCCTGGGCTCCCTGACGGGACCCTCGCCCCGCCAGAGCCCCCGGGTGCAGAGGAAGCTCTCCACGGGGGACCTGCGCGTGCCCGTCGGCCGGGAGCGCAAGAACAGCATCACCGAGATCAGCGACAACGAGGACGAGCTGCTGGAGTACCACCGGCGCCAGCGCCAGGAGCGGCTGCGCGAGCAGGAGATGGAGCGGCTG GAACGCCAGCGCCTGGAGACCATCCTCAACCTGTGTGCCGAGTACAGCCGGGCGGACGGGGGCCCCGAGGCCGGGGAACTGCCCAGCATTGGGGAGGCCACCGCCGCGCTGGCGCTGGCAGGCCGGAGGCCCTCCCGGGGCCTGGCCGGGGCACGAGGGGGCACTGGGCGGAGTGGTGAGGAGCCTGGAGGGGCCACGGCGCGCCTGTGGGAGAGTCTGGAGCGTTCTGATGAGGAGAACCTGAAGGAGGAGAGCAGTAGCACGGAGAGCACCCAGCaggag CATGAGGACACCCCCAGCACCAAGCTCCAGGGCGAGGTGCTGGCCCTGGAGGAGGAGCGGGCCCAGGCTCTGGCGCGGGTGGAGCAGCTGAAGGTGCGGGTGAAAGAGCTAGAGCAGCAGCTGCAGGAGTCGGCCCGAGAG GCTGAGATGGAGCGCGCCCTGCTGCAGGGCGAGAGGGAGGCCGAGCGGACCCTGCTGCAGAAGGAGCAGAAGGCCGTGGAGCAGCTGCAGGAGAAGCTGGGGACCCTGGAGACGGGcatccagaaggagagggataag GAGAGGGCGGAGCTGGCCGCAGGACGGAGGCACCTGGAGGCGCACCAGGCGCTGTACGCCGAGCTCAGGACGCAGCTCGATAACTGCCCCGAGTCAGTGCGGGAACAGTTACAGGAGCAGCTGAGAAGG GAGGCCGAGGTCCTGGAGACGGAGACGAAGCTCTTCGAGGACCTGGAGTTCCAGCAGCTGGAGCGGGAGAGCCGCGCCGAGGAGGAGCGGGAGCTGGCGGGCCAGGGGCTGCTGCGGAGCAAGGCCGAGCTGCTGCTCTGCGTCGCCAAGAGGAAG GAGCGCCTGGCCATCCTGGACAGCCAGGCAGGGCAGATCCGGGCACAGGCCGTGCAGGAGTCGGAGCGCCTGGCCCGGGAGAAGAACGCGTCCCTGCAGCTTCTGCAGAAG GAGAAGGAGAAACTGGCCATGCTGGAAAGAAGGTACCACGTGCTGACAGGGGGCCGGCCCTTCCCGAAGAGCACGTCCACCCTCAAGGAG gTTTACCGCTCCAAGATGGACGGGGAGGCCGCCAGCCCTCTGCCCCGCACCCGCAGCGGCCTGCTCCCCTCTTCctctggctcctcctcctcctcctctcagctCAGCGTGGCCACCCTGGGCCGCAGCCCGTCCCCGAAG AACACCCTCGTAGCCCAGAACTGCACGGGCAGCTTACCCCGGAACTTGGCCGCCACGCTGCAGGACATCGAGAACAAGCGGCAGCTGGCCCTGCAGCAGAAGG ctgagTCGCTCCTTGCCGAGCCCCTCCCGACCGACAACCCGGCAG ggcAGCAGGTGATCGAGGAGCAGCGGCGGCGCCTGGCAGAGCTGAAGCAGAAGGCTGTGGCGGACGCGCAGTGCCAGTGGGAGGCGCTGCACGGGACGGCCCCCTACCCCCCGCTCATGCACCACTCCATCCTGCACCACCTCCCGGCCGGCCGGGAGCACGGCGAGGAGGGCCCGCACGCCTACGACACGCTGAGCCTGGAGAGCTCGGACAGTATGGACACCAGCATCTCCACGGGCGCCGCCTCGGCCTGCTCGCCCGACAACATGTCCAG TGCCAGCGGCCTGGACGTGGGAAAGATCGAGGAGATGGAGAAGCTGCTCAAGGAAGCTCACGCGGAGAAGAGCCGGCTCGTGGAGTCCAGG GAGCGGGAGATGGAGCTGCGCAGGCAGGCCCTGGAGGAAGAGCGGCGGCGGCGTGAGCAGGTGGAACGGAGGCTGCAGAGCGAGAGCGCACGGAGGCAGCAGCTGGTGGAGAAGGAGGTGAAGCTGCGGGAGAAGCAGTTCTCACAG GCACGGCCCCTGACCCGGTACCTGCCCATCCGGAAGGAGGACTTTGACCTGAAGACACACATCGAGTCCTCGGGCCACGGGGTGGACACGTGCCTCCACGTGGTGCTCAGCAGCAAG GTCTGCCGCGGCTACTTGGTCAAGATGGGTGGCAAGATTAAATCCTGGAAGAAACGCTGGTTTGTCTTCGACCGGCTCAAGCGCACCCTTTCCTACTACGTGG ACAAGCACGAGACCAAGCTGAAAGGGGTCATCTACTTCCAGGCCATCGAGGAGGTGTACTACGACCACCTACGCAGCGCAGCCAAG AAGAAGTTTCTCAGCTTCACTCTGGTGACCGAG AGTCCCAACCCGGCGCTCACCTTCTGCGTGAAGACGCACGACCGGCTCTACTACATGGTGGCGCCATCGGCGGAGGCCATGCGCATCTGGATGGACGTCATCGTCACGGGCGCCGAGGGCTACACTCAGTTCATGAACTGA
- the PHLDB1 gene encoding pleckstrin homology-like domain family B member 1 isoform X4 — translation MRRLGRGPRWTPRPQDHWRPRAMDTVNRNQVGPGGKNPAVVQKGPLDLIETGKGLKVQTDKPHLVSLGSGRLSTAITLLPLEEGKTVIGSAARDISLQGPGLAPEHCYIENLRGTLTLYPCGNACTIDGLPVRKPTRLTQGCMLCLGQSTFLRFNHPAEAKWMKSMIPAGGRAPGPPYGSGPAEPEGLMNGNHAPPPAPRGPATCASHSSLVSSIEKDLQDIMDSLVLGEPTVAPMKPAATSPLSPMANGGRYLLSPPTSPGAMSMGSSYENTSPAFSPLSSPASSGSCASHSPSGQEPAPSMPPLVPARSSSYHLALQPPQTRPSGARPSESPRLGRKGGLERPPSPGLRGLLTDSPAATVLAEARRATESPRLGGQLPVVAISLSEYPASGARGQPTSTPGSPKVQPPVPAPRSKMVTLQDRPPSPFHELPGAERVLPASPARQLVGRTYSEGSAARALPPPESPRLSRRGVDSMRELPPLSPSLSRRALSPMSARSPSETKLSRDVAESPRPRRWAAHGATPEDFSLTSSARGRRTRSPSPTLGESLAPRKGSLSGRLSPAYSLGSLTGPSPRQSPRVQRKLSTGDLRVPVGRERKNSITEISDNEDELLEYHRRQRQERLREQEMERLERQRLETILNLCAEYSRADGGPEAGELPSIGEATAALALAGRRPSRGLAGARGGTGRSGEEPGGATARLWESLERSDEENLKEESSSTESTQQEHEDTPSTKLQGEVLALEEERAQALARVEQLKVRVKELEQQLQESAREAEMERALLQGEREAERTLLQKEQKAVEQLQEKLGTLETGIQKERDKEAEVLETETKLFEDLEFQQLERESRAEEERELAGQGLLRSKAELLLCVAKRKERLAILDSQAGQIRAQAVQESERLAREKNASLQLLQKEKEKLAMLERRYHVLTGGRPFPKSTSTLKEDEPLLSVSPATGLGAAALGPVPAPSQAGAASVPLTPAASALLCPKAQEYVTLEHLKAVWGPPSAPAGPAPGLPLRASASWDLGPTRLPPRLPSSSSFASVSPAPKMEKLLLPAVDLEQWYQELMAGLGTGPAAASPRSSPPPLPAKACRQLQVYRSKMDGEAASPLPRTRSGLLPSSSGSSSSSSQLSVATLGRSPSPKNTLVAQNCTGSLPRNLAATLQDIENKRQLALQQKAESLLAEPLPTDNPAGQQVIEEQRRRLAELKQKAVADAQCQWEALHGTAPYPPLMHHSILHHLPAGREHGEEGPHAYDTLSLESSDSMDTSISTGAASACSPDNMSSASGLDVGKIEEMEKLLKEAHAEKSRLVESREREMELRRQALEEERRRREQVERRLQSESARRQQLVEKEVKLREKQFSQARPLTRYLPIRKEDFDLKTHIESSGHGVDTCLHVVLSSKVCRGYLVKMGGKIKSWKKRWFVFDRLKRTLSYYVDKHETKLKGVIYFQAIEEVYYDHLRSAAKKKFLSFTLVTESPNPALTFCVKTHDRLYYMVAPSAEAMRIWMDVIVTGAEGYTQFMN, via the exons GTTGCATGCTATGCCTGGGCCAGTCCACCTTCCTCCGCTTTAACCACCCCGCTGAAGCCAAGTGGATGAAGAGCATGATCCCGGCAGGGGgccgggcccctgggcccccctaCGGCTCTGGCCCTG CCGAGCCGGAAGGCCTGATGAACGGGAACCACGCCCCGCCTCCCGCACCCCGGGGCCCGGCCACCTGTGCCAGCCACAGCTCCCTGGTGAGCTCCATCGAGAAGGATCTCCAGGACATCATGGACTCGCTGGTGCTGGGGGAGCCCACCGTGGCCCCCATGAAGCCCGCAGCCACATCGCCCCTGTCCCCGATGGCCAACGGGGGGCGCTACCTGCTGTCTCCCCCGACCAGCCCCGGGGCCATGTCCATGGGCTCCAGCTACGAGAACACCTCGCCAGCCTTTTCTCCGCTCTCCTCGCCAGCCAGCAGTGGGAGCTGTGCCAGTCACTCACCCAGCGGGCAGGAGCCAGCCCCTTCCATGCCCccactggtgcctgctcgctcCTCCAGCTACCAtctggccctgcagcccccgcAGACTCGACCGAGTGGGGCCCGCCCCTCCGAGAGCCCCCGGCTGGGCAGGAAAGGGGGTCTCGAGagaccccccagccccggccttcGGGGCTTGCTGACAGACAGCCCGGCAGCCACGGTGTTGGCAGAGGCCCGCAGAGCCACGGAGAGCCCCCGGCTGGGTGGGCAGCTGCCCGTGGTGGCCATCAGCCTGAGTGAATACCCAGCATCCGGTGCTCGGGGCCAACCCACCAGcactcctgggagccccaaggtCCAGCCTCCCGTCCCGGCCCCCCGGAGCAAGATGGTCACCCTCCAGGACCGGCCGCCCAGTCCTTTCCACGAGCTGCCCGGCGCTGAGCGGGTGCTGCCAGCTAGCCCCGCGCGCCAGCTGGTGGGCAGGACCTATTCGGAGGGCTCAGCCGCCAGGGCTCTGCCGCCCCCCGAGAGCCCCCGCCTCAGCCGGCGGGGGGTGGACAGCATGCGGGAGCTCCCTCCCTTGAGCCCGTCTCTATCCCGCCGGGCCCTGTCCCCCATGTCTGCCCGGAGCCCCTCGGAAACCAAGCTGAGCAGGGACGTGGCCGAGAGCCCCCGGCCCCGGCGCTGGGCTGCCCACGGGGCCACCCCAGAGGACTTTTCCCTGACGTCGAGTGCCCGGGGCCGCAGGACACGGAGCCCCTCGCCCACCCTGGGGGAGTCCCTGGCGCCCCGCAAGGGCAGCCTCAGTGGCAGACTGAGCCCCGCCTACAGCCTGGGCTCCCTGACGGGACCCTCGCCCCGCCAGAGCCCCCGGGTGCAGAGGAAGCTCTCCACGGGGGACCTGCGCGTGCCCGTCGGCCGGGAGCGCAAGAACAGCATCACCGAGATCAGCGACAACGAGGACGAGCTGCTGGAGTACCACCGGCGCCAGCGCCAGGAGCGGCTGCGCGAGCAGGAGATGGAGCGGCTG GAACGCCAGCGCCTGGAGACCATCCTCAACCTGTGTGCCGAGTACAGCCGGGCGGACGGGGGCCCCGAGGCCGGGGAACTGCCCAGCATTGGGGAGGCCACCGCCGCGCTGGCGCTGGCAGGCCGGAGGCCCTCCCGGGGCCTGGCCGGGGCACGAGGGGGCACTGGGCGGAGTGGTGAGGAGCCTGGAGGGGCCACGGCGCGCCTGTGGGAGAGTCTGGAGCGTTCTGATGAGGAGAACCTGAAGGAGGAGAGCAGTAGCACGGAGAGCACCCAGCaggag CATGAGGACACCCCCAGCACCAAGCTCCAGGGCGAGGTGCTGGCCCTGGAGGAGGAGCGGGCCCAGGCTCTGGCGCGGGTGGAGCAGCTGAAGGTGCGGGTGAAAGAGCTAGAGCAGCAGCTGCAGGAGTCGGCCCGAGAG GCTGAGATGGAGCGCGCCCTGCTGCAGGGCGAGAGGGAGGCCGAGCGGACCCTGCTGCAGAAGGAGCAGAAGGCCGTGGAGCAGCTGCAGGAGAAGCTGGGGACCCTGGAGACGGGcatccagaaggagagggataag GAGGCCGAGGTCCTGGAGACGGAGACGAAGCTCTTCGAGGACCTGGAGTTCCAGCAGCTGGAGCGGGAGAGCCGCGCCGAGGAGGAGCGGGAGCTGGCGGGCCAGGGGCTGCTGCGGAGCAAGGCCGAGCTGCTGCTCTGCGTCGCCAAGAGGAAG GAGCGCCTGGCCATCCTGGACAGCCAGGCAGGGCAGATCCGGGCACAGGCCGTGCAGGAGTCGGAGCGCCTGGCCCGGGAGAAGAACGCGTCCCTGCAGCTTCTGCAGAAG GAGAAGGAGAAACTGGCCATGCTGGAAAGAAGGTACCACGTGCTGACAGGGGGCCGGCCCTTCCCGAAGAGCACGTCCACCCTCAAGGAG GACGAACCACTCCTCTCGGTGTCCCCAGcgacggggctgggggctgcggctCTGGGGCCGGTCCCAGCCCCTTCTCAGGCCGGGGCCGCCTCTGTCCCCTTAACCCCAGCTGCTTCCGCCCTGCTCTGCCCCAAAGCACAAGAG TACGTGACGCTTGAGCATCTAAAGGCCGTGTGGGGCCCCCCGTCTGCACCCGCAGGCCCTGCCCCGGGGCTGCCGCTCCGGGCGTCTGCCTCCTGGGACCTGGGGCCCACCCGCCTTCCTCCCCGGctgccctcctcctcttccttcgcTTCTGTCTCGCCTGCGCCCAAG ATGGAGAAGCTCTTGCTCCCTGCTGTAGACTTAGAACAGTGGTACCAGGAGCTGATGGCCGGGCTGGGCACGGGTCCCGCCGCGGCCTCCCCGCGCTCTTCCCCCCCGCCTCTGCCCGCCAAAGCTTGCCGGCAGCTGCAG gTTTACCGCTCCAAGATGGACGGGGAGGCCGCCAGCCCTCTGCCCCGCACCCGCAGCGGCCTGCTCCCCTCTTCctctggctcctcctcctcctcctctcagctCAGCGTGGCCACCCTGGGCCGCAGCCCGTCCCCGAAG AACACCCTCGTAGCCCAGAACTGCACGGGCAGCTTACCCCGGAACTTGGCCGCCACGCTGCAGGACATCGAGAACAAGCGGCAGCTGGCCCTGCAGCAGAAGG ctgagTCGCTCCTTGCCGAGCCCCTCCCGACCGACAACCCGGCAG ggcAGCAGGTGATCGAGGAGCAGCGGCGGCGCCTGGCAGAGCTGAAGCAGAAGGCTGTGGCGGACGCGCAGTGCCAGTGGGAGGCGCTGCACGGGACGGCCCCCTACCCCCCGCTCATGCACCACTCCATCCTGCACCACCTCCCGGCCGGCCGGGAGCACGGCGAGGAGGGCCCGCACGCCTACGACACGCTGAGCCTGGAGAGCTCGGACAGTATGGACACCAGCATCTCCACGGGCGCCGCCTCGGCCTGCTCGCCCGACAACATGTCCAG TGCCAGCGGCCTGGACGTGGGAAAGATCGAGGAGATGGAGAAGCTGCTCAAGGAAGCTCACGCGGAGAAGAGCCGGCTCGTGGAGTCCAGG GAGCGGGAGATGGAGCTGCGCAGGCAGGCCCTGGAGGAAGAGCGGCGGCGGCGTGAGCAGGTGGAACGGAGGCTGCAGAGCGAGAGCGCACGGAGGCAGCAGCTGGTGGAGAAGGAGGTGAAGCTGCGGGAGAAGCAGTTCTCACAG GCACGGCCCCTGACCCGGTACCTGCCCATCCGGAAGGAGGACTTTGACCTGAAGACACACATCGAGTCCTCGGGCCACGGGGTGGACACGTGCCTCCACGTGGTGCTCAGCAGCAAG GTCTGCCGCGGCTACTTGGTCAAGATGGGTGGCAAGATTAAATCCTGGAAGAAACGCTGGTTTGTCTTCGACCGGCTCAAGCGCACCCTTTCCTACTACGTGG ACAAGCACGAGACCAAGCTGAAAGGGGTCATCTACTTCCAGGCCATCGAGGAGGTGTACTACGACCACCTACGCAGCGCAGCCAAG AAGAAGTTTCTCAGCTTCACTCTGGTGACCGAG AGTCCCAACCCGGCGCTCACCTTCTGCGTGAAGACGCACGACCGGCTCTACTACATGGTGGCGCCATCGGCGGAGGCCATGCGCATCTGGATGGACGTCATCGTCACGGGCGCCGAGGGCTACACTCAGTTCATGAACTGA